The sequence GTAGAATATATGCTTTCCATGAATCACTCAAAATAACACAACTTGTTGGCTAGTAGAATCCATTTCGTatacatgaatcacccaacataacaaAACTTGTTATATAGTAGAATTTGTGGCTTTCCTATAGACCCCTAGCATACCACAACTTGCTAGTTATTGGACAATGGACCTCCACCTCCTTATTaattagttgacttggagcctttgttcTGATACTAGCATTTCTAGTGTCTTGCagcctttctttcttttctttatttactttattttatttttactttatgTGTTATGTATTTTCTTTATAAAGTGTTTCTTATTCTCTTAACATTATATTCCACACCTTATAAATCAATTTTGATTTTTCACAAACATTAATAAATTAAGGGGTTAGAATACCATTATTTGGGACAACAAATGTGATATTTGTCATATTAACCTATGCCGTATGATTTCCTTCAAGCCGTTCGTTAAGAGAGTTGGAAATCATAATactattaaatttaaaaaaaataaaatccttgCTTAAGTATTGTCATAGGTTTTATTTGTACGTACAGTTAATATTATGCAAGATAAAATATAAGACAAACCAGTTAAAAGCCAAAACCATTTGTAACAATCGTAACGAAAtttattttctattaaaaactttAGGTAGGATGTATTCAGTATCATAAATCCCTTCATAACTACAATGCCTGAAATTTTAAACCTACGATATGAGAAATTTCAAATCCATAAATTACTTGTTCTACGATCAATGGAAATCATAGCGTTGttcaataacaataacaatagttTTGCCAATGAAGTGTATATATGATCTAGTATGGTGCAGGGGCAGCTGCAGCAAGGGAGAACGTATTAAGGGTTGGCCCAGGTGCCACACTCTCGAACATCATTCTCCTGCTTCGTGTTTTGTGAGCCTCGCACAGGTGAGGTAAATATATACCTGCAATCCTTATTCTTATTACCATCCGTctcaataatataaatatattcagAAGGAATGAATAAAGAATGATGGGGCACTTACCTTCTCCTGCAGCCAGATTGAGGTACAGATTCACAATGTTGGGGCAGCTGTTTTGACAATTCTCTGAGCACAGTTTAGAGGTGAAATCAGAATACTCAGAAAGATCGTCAGTAGACATGCCCACAATCATTCTCTGCAACCCACAGGTCTGTAGGCACACCTCACTCTCAATCCATTCCATCATCTTCTCCGCCATTATGCCCGATGACTGGAATATAATTGTACAGGTACCACTCATTCATTATTCAATAAAACTATCCATGCAGTCGTTGAAAacgaaagaagagaaaaggattgGAGGGTTGT is a genomic window of Cryptomeria japonica chromosome 7, Sugi_1.0, whole genome shotgun sequence containing:
- the LOC131074577 gene encoding uncharacterized protein LOC131074577 translates to MASEMRVAFAILLALFSFQSVLVMGEGGVECEKLPVDMCAFSVSSVGVRCVLEKKYSFVTSTHESSIEYQCQSSGIMAEKMMEWIESEVCLQTCGLQRMIVGMSTDDLSEYSDFTSKLCSENCQNSCPNIVNLYLNLAAGEGIYLPHLCEAHKTRSRRMMFESVAPGPTLNTFSLAAAAPAPY